The region GTGAAACGAATTCGCAAAAAATTGAAGGATATCCAATTGGAAACTGTTTGGGGCTACGGATATCGCCTTCGTTCTGAAGAGGAATAGCAATGAAACTGCAAAATCAATTAAACGTTGCGTTTACGACATTACTACTGGTCATTTTGGCTGTTACGGGATTTGTTATTTATTCCTTGATCCTCGATTTGCTTGTACAAGATGAACAGCGGCAATTGAAACAAAAAGGGGAGATTCTTGTCAGTATTTTAAATGATGAGGACAGTTCCCAGCAAAACATTGAACAGTTCAGTGATTTTTTGGAGGATAAGGATTTACAATTATTTTTGTATGATCGTGCACATAATCAGGTGCTGGACTCGACCATGTCACAACAGGTTGCCGCCGGATTTTTCCGGAACAATAATTTTGCCGACGAATCGAAGCAATTATGGGAATATAGCAATGATAAATACGTTACCTCAAGAATTCTGTTTTATCCAAAAAGCACCGGTCTGGAACTGATCCTGTTAACCCCGCTCAAGGATTTGCAGGCTGTCCAGCATAATTATATTCAACGGCTGCTGGTCGTGTTCCTGATTGGGGCGGTGGCTGCGATTATATTGAGTTATTTTTTGACCAACAAACTGGTTACCCCATTAACGAAATTAAAATGGCAGTTAAAGAAAATTGAAAAGCGGCAATTTGACCAGATTGAACGCATTCAGGCGACGGGGGAAATTAAGGAGGTTGAACAAAGTGTGTACGAAATGGCTGGTGAATTGCAGCGCTATATGAAAACACAGCAAGCCTTCTTCCAAAATGCCAGTCACGAGTTGAAAACGCCATTAATGACCATTCAAGGCTATGCAGAGGGAATCCACGATCGTATATTTAATGAGCAAGATGAAAAAAAAGGCCTGGAAATCATGGTCAAAGAGGTCAAACGACTAAAAAAGATTATTAATGAGATGATATTACTAGCCAAGTTGGACAGTGAACAAACAAGCTACCAGCCGGAAAAGATAGCTGTTCGCGAATTGATCGATCAGGTTCTGGAACGGGCATTGCCATTGGTGAATGAACAGGGAGTTACGATTGAAGATCATGTAGAACCGGAGACGATGATTGTTGCCGATCAGGAGATGTTACTTCGGGCGTTGTTAAATATCACCTTTAATGGAATCCGTCATGCCAACTCCAGGGTAGAGATTCATGTTACCAAACAGGCAAACAATACCTTCATAACCGTTGAGGATGACGGGGAAGGGATAGCGGAGGAATTAATTCCGCATATTTTTCACCGGTTTGTGAAAGGGAAAAATGGCGAAACCGGACTGGGACTCGCAATTGCCAGGGCGATTGTCGAACAATCCAATGGCAAAATTACGGTTGGTACATCCAGTTTGGGCGGGGCAAAATTTACGTTACAATTTGTCGTTGCAAAAAAGTAGTTTTTTTCGACAGCATTTTGTGCTATAATAGTATGGTTTGAGTCAACCTTATTACAGATGGACGTTAGGGAACGAAACCATTTATTTGGCACTCATTCCGCTAACATAATCGTAATAAAAGAGGAGCGTACTTTTATGCAATTAAGAGAAGATATACGAAATATCGCGATAATTGCCCACGTTGACCACGGCAAAACAACACTTGTTGATCAACTGTTGAAATACTCGGGTACTTTTCGTGAAAATGAACATGTAGATGAACGTGCAATGGATTCAAATGACCTCGAACGTGAACGCGGGATTACGATTCTGGCAAAGAATACCGCGATTAATTATAAAGATACAGTCATTAATATTTTAGATACACCAGGTCACGCAGACTTTGGCGGAGAAGTAGAACGAATTATGAAAATGGTCGATGGAGTTCTGTTAGTGGTTGATGCGTATGAAGGTTGCATGCCGCAGACCCGGTTTGTTTTGAAAAAGGCATTGGAACAAAAATTGACCCCTGTCGTTATTTTAAATAAAATTGACCGTCCAAACGCTCGCCCAAATGAAGTAATCGATGAAGTATTAGACTTGTTCATCGAACTTGGTGCCGATGAAGATCAGTTGGAATTTCCGGTTGTTTATGCCTCCGCGTTAAATGGAACGTCTGGTGAGGAACCGGATGATCAGCAGGAAACCATGGATCCGGTTTTCAAAACGATTTTGGAACAGATTCCGGCTCCGGTTGATAACGTTGATGAACCATTACAATTCCAGGTAACGTTGCTGGATTACAATGATTATGTAGGAAGAATTGGGATCGGCCGGGTATTCCGTGGAAAAATTAAAGTCGGCCAGCATGTGGTTGTCTTGAAAAAAGATGGAACCCAAAAATCATTCCGCGTGAGCAAACTGTTTGGTTTTATCGGACTAAAGCGGATCGAAATCCAGGAAGCAAAAGCTGGTGATATTGTGGCCATTGCAGGTATGGAAGATCTGAATATCGGCGAAACGATTTGCCCTGAGGATCATCCGGAAGCCTTGCCGATGCTCAGAATTGATGAACCAACATTGCAAATGACTTTTCTGGTAAACAATAGCCCATTTGCCGGTAAGGAAGGAAAATATATAACTTCCAGACGAATTGAAGAACGGTTAATGAAACAGTTGGAAACCGATGTAAGTTTACGTGTCGAACCAACCGAATCACCGGATGCATGGATCGTATCTGGCCGTGGTGAATTGCACTTATCGATTTTAATTGAAAACATGCGGCGTGAAGGATTTGAACTGCAACTTTCCAAGCCTAAAGTTATTATTAAGGAAATCGATGGTGTATCATGTGAGCCGGTCGAACGGGTGCAAGTCGACATCCCTGAAGAATATACAGGTGGGGTGATGGAATCCCTCGGCGCACGTAAAGGCGAAATGCTGGATATGGTCAACCATGGAAATGGCCAGGTTCGGATTGATTTTAAAGTTCCATCACGTGGCTTACTTGGCTATACGACCGAATTTATGAGTCAGACCCACGGATATGGTATTTTAAACCATACCTTTGATTCGTATGAGCCGGTTTACAAAGGCTATGTCGGCGGCCGTCGTGAAGGGGTGCTTGTCGCATTGGAAAATGGCAAAGCAACCACTTATGGTATTATGCAGTTGGAAGACCGCGGTGTCATTTTCGTTGAGCCAGGAACAGATATTTATGCCGGGATGATCGTTGGCGAACATAATCGCGAAAATGATCTGACAGTTAATATCACGAAAGAAAAGCATCTGACCAACGTCCGCTCTGCAACAAAAGACCAGACGGCAACCATCCGCAAAACAAGAAGCATGTCATTGGAGGAAGCAATCGAGTACTTGAATGATGATGAATATTGTGAAGTAACCCCTGAGTACGTTCGCCTGCGCAAGAAAATCCTGAACAAAAACGAACGGGAAAAAGCAGCAAGACGAGCTAAATTAGGATAATTCTCGAACTGGAAGAATGTTTTAAATGGCATTCTTCCGGTTTTTTATATGTATGGCATAAATCAATTTGATCCCGGTTGATACACAAGCCCGTGTGGTCGATATCTTCTTGAATCCGGTTGATATCCGCGTCTGGTTGGTCGATATATGCCCGAATCCGGTTGATACCCGCGCCCAACCGGTTGATGTAATCTCAAACCTGGTTGATATTCATACGCCACGCCCAATGTCGCCGAACTATAAATAAAAATAAAAGCTGTTTGCCAGCGAAGCAAACAGCTTTTTCAATTTTAATTTATTGTCCAGCTACGTCCCGTTTCGTAAAGAACAGCCAAGAGACAATAAGAAAGATAACATAATACACAATCAATACGATAATCGAAAATTCCAATGTCATTCCATTAATGAGGGGTTCCCGCCCATGTGCGTATTGGCTAAGGTCGGTATTGGCAAACAAAATATATTTAGCAAAGGCTTTGTCCTGAAAAAACGCAACGATTGACGTACCGGTAAACATGAGAAAGATCGCTAATCCAATCGCCAATGAACTTTGCCGGAAGATGGCAGAGATCATAAATGCGAATGTAGCCATCATCACAAGGTTTACCAGTTGATAGCCATACCCCGAAATAATTGCTTTGAGCACAGAAACTTCGGTGATACCACCCATGCCAAATTCAACAATATGTGTATGGATTCCGTTTACACCAAAGAAAATCGCTCCAACAATCCAGGAAAAGATCAACACAGCTAACAGTGTAAAGAGTGCAAATAACAAGGTGGAGACGTATTTGGAAACCAAAATTTTTGTCCGGGATATCGGACGAATCAGCAGCAACTTGATTGTTCCCCATTTAAATTCGTTCGCAATGATTCCGGCAGCAATGATGATGGTAAATAAGGTAACCAACGATAAGAAATCTTTATTTTCAAGGACAAACTGCCATGCATCATATTTGGCCGGCTTGAGATCGTGTTCCAGATAGTAATTGTTTTTAGCA is a window of Lentibacillus daqui DNA encoding:
- a CDS encoding sensor histidine kinase gives rise to the protein MKLQNQLNVAFTTLLLVILAVTGFVIYSLILDLLVQDEQRQLKQKGEILVSILNDEDSSQQNIEQFSDFLEDKDLQLFLYDRAHNQVLDSTMSQQVAAGFFRNNNFADESKQLWEYSNDKYVTSRILFYPKSTGLELILLTPLKDLQAVQHNYIQRLLVVFLIGAVAAIILSYFLTNKLVTPLTKLKWQLKKIEKRQFDQIERIQATGEIKEVEQSVYEMAGELQRYMKTQQAFFQNASHELKTPLMTIQGYAEGIHDRIFNEQDEKKGLEIMVKEVKRLKKIINEMILLAKLDSEQTSYQPEKIAVRELIDQVLERALPLVNEQGVTIEDHVEPETMIVADQEMLLRALLNITFNGIRHANSRVEIHVTKQANNTFITVEDDGEGIAEELIPHIFHRFVKGKNGETGLGLAIARAIVEQSNGKITVGTSSLGGAKFTLQFVVAKK
- the typA gene encoding translational GTPase TypA, coding for MQLREDIRNIAIIAHVDHGKTTLVDQLLKYSGTFRENEHVDERAMDSNDLERERGITILAKNTAINYKDTVINILDTPGHADFGGEVERIMKMVDGVLLVVDAYEGCMPQTRFVLKKALEQKLTPVVILNKIDRPNARPNEVIDEVLDLFIELGADEDQLEFPVVYASALNGTSGEEPDDQQETMDPVFKTILEQIPAPVDNVDEPLQFQVTLLDYNDYVGRIGIGRVFRGKIKVGQHVVVLKKDGTQKSFRVSKLFGFIGLKRIEIQEAKAGDIVAIAGMEDLNIGETICPEDHPEALPMLRIDEPTLQMTFLVNNSPFAGKEGKYITSRRIEERLMKQLETDVSLRVEPTESPDAWIVSGRGELHLSILIENMRREGFELQLSKPKVIIKEIDGVSCEPVERVQVDIPEEYTGGVMESLGARKGEMLDMVNHGNGQVRIDFKVPSRGLLGYTTEFMSQTHGYGILNHTFDSYEPVYKGYVGGRREGVLVALENGKATTYGIMQLEDRGVIFVEPGTDIYAGMIVGEHNRENDLTVNITKEKHLTNVRSATKDQTATIRKTRSMSLEEAIEYLNDDEYCEVTPEYVRLRKKILNKNEREKAARRAKLG
- a CDS encoding ABC transporter permease → MGNFIKLLYNEQIKIYIRKSTWVMYILLAAIIIGLAFINHSFGDLNEEYQGNDWREELQQSNDEMTKEMQEDKDLQGLYNEDIAKNNYYLEHDLKPAKYDAWQFVLENKDFLSLVTLFTIIIAAGIIANEFKWGTIKLLLIRPISRTKILVSKYVSTLLFALFTLLAVLIFSWIVGAIFFGVNGIHTHIVEFGMGGITEVSVLKAIISGYGYQLVNLVMMATFAFMISAIFRQSSLAIGLAIFLMFTGTSIVAFFQDKAFAKYILFANTDLSQYAHGREPLINGMTLEFSIIVLIVYYVIFLIVSWLFFTKRDVAGQ